Below is a window of Jonesiaceae bacterium BS-20 DNA.
TCCCTGGTGCGGACAAAGTCTTCTACGATCGCCCGCAACACATCAAGACGTCGCTGATCGGCTTGCATGAAAGACCCTTCCTGGCGCTGGCACTCAATACTTCAGAGTGCCAATGTTACCCCGCATTCGCGTCCCAATGACCGTGATTCACACAACCTCAACGTGTCAGCTCCACCACGCGCGCGTTGTGCGCGGTACTGTGCCTAGCGTGAACAATGATCGATATGGCCGCGACGTGTTGGCCGGCAGCACACCCCACCACCCCAAAAAGGTGGTTTCAGTTCCCGTTCCGGCTGCGAGGGGCTTGGTGGTCGAGGAAGTGATGACCGGTTGGGTAGGTGCCGTGGTGCGCACCGAGAAATCCGGTGGCATGCACGTCGTGGTGATCGAGGATCGCCGCGGCAAAACGCGCACTTTTCCCCTTGGTCCCGGTTTTTGGATTGACGGCAAGCCGGTCATTCTCACCCCTGTGGTGCGCCAGGCTGCGCCCAGCAACCCGGGTCGGACCGCGTCCGGGTCGACAGCGCTTCCCGATGCCAAAGCGCGGGTTGCGCGGGCATCGAGAATTTGGGTTGAGGGTCGCCACGACGCCGAGTTGGTTGAAAAGGTCTGGGGAGACGACCTACGCATTGAGGGCGTAGTGGTGGAATATCTTGAGGGCGTGGACAACCTCGAGGCTGCCCTGGAGGAGTTCCGTCCATCGACCCAACGCCGCGTTGGCGTGCTCGTGGATCACCTTGTTCCAAATTCCAAGGAGCAACGCATCACCGATGCCATCATGGCTAAGTACGGTCGGTCGGGTGTACTTATTGTGGGACACCCCTACGTGGATGTCTGGCAGTCGGTGCGTCCCGAGCGCATAGGACTCAAACAGTGGCCAAGTGTGGACCGCTCAATCGAGTGGAAACTAGGCATTCTGCGGCATCTCGGGTGGCCTAACGGCACCCAAACAGACATTGCATTGGGTTGGAAGAAAATCCTGTCAACCGTTCGCAACTACGCTGACCTAGAGCCTTCGCTGTTAGGCAGGGTCGAAGAGCTCATCGACTTTGTCACCGTCGACTGACATAGGTCCAGCGGCACCAAACTTGAGATCCTCCAGTTAAAAATGATGGTCCAGGTTGCACAGGCAATCCGCGCAACCTGGACCATCGTTTTCTAGCAGCGGACCACCTTGTGGTTACCCGCGAGTCTGACTAGGCAGGCTCTTGGTTTTGCAGCTTGCGGAACACGTAGGCCATCGCGATCAGGCTAACGGGCAGCGTTACCAGGGTTCCAATACCCAGCAACAAGGCACCGATGAATGACAAGACAGCAACCGCCACGTACAACAGCAGCGTAGTGCCGACGTTTTCGGTGGCAAGTTTGACGCTTGCCTTGATCGCATCGATTGCGCCCATGTCTTGATCAATGACAAACAGCATGGCGTACATGGTGAAGAATGCAATCGCGGCACTCAAGATTCCGGTCCAGGACACAAGGCCAACCGCGACACCGATAATAACCGCTGTCAAAACGATGTTGCCAATGTTCTTGAACACAAAGAAGTCCTTGTATTCAATCTGCTTGCCCTTGGTGATCTCCAACATGGCGTGGATGAGGCCCGCTTGGGCGAGGAATACAAAAACCATCATCAGGATTGAAAACAAAATAATCATGAAGATGCCTGCGCCACCAAAGAAGCCCAAACCGCCGCTATTCGAAACACCGGCCGCGGTGCCAAAGAGCATGAGTGAAAGCAGGATTGTCAGCAAGATCCCTACGCCCACGTAGGTAAAGATGCCAAGGAGGATGGGCCCCATATTCCTTTGGAATCGGGCCCAACCATACTTCACTGCCTCGAAGACATCGACCCCAGCCACCCCGGCGCCCTGGGGCTGCTGCGATTGGCCATAACCAGGCTGCTGGACGTATCCCTGCGGTTGACCATAACCGGGCTGCTGATATGGCATCTGGCCTTGCTGAGCGGGCGGTTGCTGAGCATAGCCTGGCTGCTGCGGCGGGACTTGCCCGGAAGTTTGTTGACCGTAACCGGGCTGCTGATACGGCATCTGGCCTTGCTGCGCAGATGGTTGCTGGCCATAGCCGGTTTGCGGGGCCGGCTGCTGCGGTGAATGCTGCTGGGTTTGCCCCGGACCGTAAGGCGACTGCTGATACGGTGCTTGACCGGTTTGATTTGGTTGCCCTTGAGCCCCGGTCTGCTGCGCAGATTGCTGATCACCATTTGGGTGATTGGGTTCGCTTGGGGGCGGACCTTGCGGCGGTAATGAGCCGTCATGGTTCGACATAGTTTCTCCCTAGTTGCTTCAGCGCGGAAACAGACGTCGGTGCCTGTTATCTCACTAACATACCCAATTAAAGCGCTTAACGCCGGAACTGGGCAAGCAAACTTTGGAAGTTCTCACCACCAGCCGGGCTACTGCGGAGCTACAGACTCCGCCAATGCCCGCATGATTTCTTGAGCGTAACGCTCACCACCCTTTTGACCCGGGTGAATCCCGTCGCGTGCAAGTTCCTTAGGATGATCCGCTATAACTTCGTTCCAGTCGGCAATTACCACGTTGTCGTAACGCTGTGCGGCATCGAAAAGTGCCTGATTTGTTGCCGCGATCCAGGACCGCTCAGCGTGGGCAGTCACTAGGATAATCTCGCGTTCACCGGCCGCTTTCACAATCTTGGAAAGATCGTCAGCGGTGACCAACCCGTTTGTTGCCAGGGAGATAACAACAAACTCCTTCAGGTCACCCTTGGCTTCAAGAGTCGACATGATTTTGGTGGCCTCACCAATTCCGCGTGAGGTCTTGGCATCAATAACTACCCCTGGCAAG
It encodes the following:
- a CDS encoding DUF3097 domain-containing protein; the encoded protein is MNNDRYGRDVLAGSTPHHPKKVVSVPVPAARGLVVEEVMTGWVGAVVRTEKSGGMHVVVIEDRRGKTRTFPLGPGFWIDGKPVILTPVVRQAAPSNPGRTASGSTALPDAKARVARASRIWVEGRHDAELVEKVWGDDLRIEGVVVEYLEGVDNLEAALEEFRPSTQRRVGVLVDHLVPNSKEQRITDAIMAKYGRSGVLIVGHPYVDVWQSVRPERIGLKQWPSVDRSIEWKLGILRHLGWPNGTQTDIALGWKKILSTVRNYADLEPSLLGRVEELIDFVTVD